A single region of the Sulfurospirillum arsenophilum NBRC 109478 genome encodes:
- a CDS encoding glycosyltransferase family 9 protein translates to MPKRFLKTEPFYYSQKYALKYGCDLAIPSWSALGTMVVYTRLIEAFSLRLGRPLKILTAPHYYTEESIALNERHYPLLDENPYIKEIVNADAIDLKIMRHIAREIDNFPQLGHITENICAPWGLKPRKLHGDLYLTKEEKQTALEMLSHLPRPIVALCPYGNSAPLKQSDWYEKKWLILIEKLKSKVSFFQVGHDKFNHKALPLFTPEHTTVREMMALIWACDVYVGFDTGPSHIAAAFEKPTLVIWDAVRKAKLEEAKERGYSLATLGRWTYPRTKNVTLLGERENEAVDWIVDFIVTECVKFDRKK, encoded by the coding sequence ATGCCAAAGCGTTTTTTAAAAACGGAGCCTTTTTATTACAGTCAAAAATACGCCTTAAAATACGGATGTGACCTTGCCATCCCCAGTTGGTCAGCACTAGGAACGATGGTCGTTTATACACGGTTGATCGAGGCTTTTTCACTCCGCCTTGGAAGGCCTCTTAAGATTTTAACAGCACCTCATTATTACACAGAGGAGAGCATAGCTTTAAATGAACGTCACTATCCCCTTTTGGATGAAAATCCTTATATAAAAGAGATCGTGAACGCTGATGCGATTGACCTGAAAATCATGCGACACATCGCACGCGAGATCGATAATTTCCCTCAACTTGGTCACATCACCGAAAACATCTGCGCGCCTTGGGGATTGAAACCTCGAAAATTACACGGAGATTTGTACCTCACCAAAGAAGAAAAACAGACGGCTCTTGAAATGTTAAGCCATTTACCTCGTCCCATTGTTGCGCTTTGTCCGTATGGCAATTCTGCTCCTTTAAAGCAGAGCGATTGGTATGAAAAAAAGTGGTTGATTCTTATTGAAAAGCTTAAAAGTAAGGTGAGTTTTTTTCAAGTAGGACACGATAAATTTAACCATAAAGCATTGCCCCTTTTCACACCCGAACACACAACCGTACGAGAGATGATGGCGCTGATCTGGGCATGCGATGTGTATGTCGGGTTCGATACGGGTCCATCACACATTGCAGCAGCTTTTGAGAAACCCACACTGGTCATTTGGGATGCAGTGAGAAAAGCAAAACTGGAAGAGGCAAAAGAGCGCGGATACTCCCTCGCAACACTTGGACGCTGGACATATCCGCGCACAAAAAACGTAACGCTATTGGGTGAGCGAGAAAACGAAGCGGTTGACTGGATCGTTGATTTTATTGTAACGGAATGTGTGAAGTTTGACCGAAAAAAATAG
- a CDS encoding response regulator, translating to MSKRVILVDDSKTILATAQMALEELVTKGLIQFATYLNPAELRDALLSGNEDYDLLISDINMAQMSGLDLAEELKSHEKFKNRPILILTTESSPEMKARGKAIGVTGWMVKPFSDDKLVKAINMVLGL from the coding sequence GTGAGTAAACGAGTAATTTTAGTCGATGATTCTAAAACAATTCTCGCAACAGCGCAAATGGCATTGGAGGAGTTGGTCACTAAAGGACTTATCCAGTTTGCTACTTATCTCAATCCCGCCGAATTACGCGATGCACTTTTAAGCGGTAATGAAGATTATGACTTGCTGATTAGCGACATTAATATGGCGCAGATGAGTGGTCTTGATCTTGCCGAAGAGCTTAAAAGCCATGAAAAATTCAAAAACAGACCTATTTTAATTCTTACAACAGAGAGTTCACCTGAAATGAAAGCGCGTGGTAAAGCCATTGGCGTTACAGGTTGGATGGTAAAACCTTTCAGCGATGACAAACTTGTCAAAGCGATCAACATGGTATTGGGGTTATAA
- a CDS encoding J domain-containing protein produces the protein MKLHLTSDCITIYAAENSSHYLHVSRVLAHVIGRSFWVNETLINFDIPEHNQRRKAFLNALYHTCAFTSKTHNASFLQKLLLASQKPIKLVKKKLKQHTRHIPTIGHNPYRLLNADEAESLESIRQKYLALAKTFHPDSIVPKDENTLKNSTVKFQQIQEAYAIIKAEKQRNYAA, from the coding sequence ATGAAACTGCATCTCACATCTGATTGTATTACCATTTATGCTGCAGAAAACTCATCACACTATTTACATGTAAGCCGTGTATTGGCACATGTCATTGGGCGTTCTTTTTGGGTCAATGAAACACTCATCAACTTTGACATACCAGAGCATAACCAAAGGCGTAAAGCTTTTTTGAACGCTTTGTATCACACCTGCGCTTTCACTTCTAAAACGCACAATGCTTCTTTTTTACAAAAGCTTCTCCTAGCGTCTCAAAAGCCTATCAAGCTTGTGAAAAAAAAGCTCAAACAACACACACGGCACATTCCAACAATAGGTCATAATCCCTATCGTTTACTCAATGCCGATGAAGCAGAAAGTTTAGAGAGCATCCGCCAAAAATATCTCGCTCTCGCAAAGACATTTCATCCCGATAGCATCGTACCTAAAGACGAAAATACTCTCAAAAATTCTACAGTAAAATTTCAGCAAATTCAAGAAGCCTATGCCATCATTAAGGCAGAAAAACAGAGAAACTATGCCGCATAA